The Geothermobacter hydrogeniphilus genome includes a region encoding these proteins:
- a CDS encoding MBL fold metallo-hydrolase — translation MIIHAWPVGPLQVNCFLVGCEETREAMLVDPGSDAELILKGISDSGLKVRTIVNTHGHFDHIGANCKLVEETGAELCMHADDVPLIELAVSQAALYGLQTTESPQPTRLVAEGDRIDVGRLHFDISHVPGHSAGSICLYGAGHLFAGDVLFAGSVGRTDLPGGNFEQLISGIRRKLLVLPDDTVVHCGHGPDTTIGREKQVNPFIGG, via the coding sequence ATGATTATCCATGCCTGGCCTGTCGGTCCCCTGCAGGTGAACTGTTTCCTGGTCGGTTGCGAAGAAACCCGGGAGGCGATGCTGGTTGACCCGGGAAGTGACGCGGAGCTTATCCTGAAAGGAATTTCCGACTCCGGACTGAAGGTACGGACGATCGTCAACACGCACGGCCATTTCGATCATATCGGCGCCAACTGCAAACTGGTCGAGGAGACCGGCGCCGAACTGTGCATGCATGCTGACGATGTGCCGCTGATTGAACTGGCCGTGAGTCAGGCGGCCCTTTACGGCCTGCAGACCACGGAGTCGCCGCAACCGACACGCCTGGTTGCCGAAGGAGACCGGATCGACGTCGGCAGGCTCCATTTTGACATTTCCCATGTTCCGGGGCATTCGGCCGGCAGCATCTGTCTTTACGGGGCGGGCCATCTGTTCGCCGGGGATGTGCTGTTTGCCGGTTCGGTGGGCCGAACCGACCTTCCGGGCGGTAACTTTGAACAGCTGATTTCCGGCATCCGCCGTAAACTGCTGGTTCTTCCGGATGACACCGTCGTTCATTGCGGGCATGGCCCCGACACCACCATCGGCCGGGAGAAACAGGTCAATCCGTTCATCGGCGGCTGA
- a CDS encoding 3'-5' exoribonuclease YhaM family protein, whose protein sequence is MKKVFVNTIRERDWVESSFLVRDKVTAMAKNGKPYLTLKLMDRTGEVEGRVWDGVDEIASRFEKDDVIQVQAKASVYLGKMQLVVQDLRKLPEAEVDLGDFLPTSSQSPEQLIEQLRQLVDGLRNPHLRALMELFLADEDFLRGYSSAPAAKSMHHVYLGGLLEHSLSIAELIDKVAGHYPELDRDLLVVGALLHDVGKVAELSYRRSFDYTDEGKLLGHIIIGVEMLEQRLVRLDDFPRPLAVHLKHLLLSHHGQYEYGSPKRPKTLEAVVLNFIDDLDSKMNGIRSHIEKDSHREGSWTSYHRLYDRYFFKGDTTSDEENSEPPARVKPLPLIPGTREVKKNSREKHSDPLSFSLAEQLKGKSLNLFSNDEDEP, encoded by the coding sequence GTGAAAAAGGTTTTTGTCAACACGATTCGTGAGCGGGACTGGGTTGAAAGCAGTTTCCTGGTTCGTGACAAGGTTACGGCCATGGCCAAGAACGGCAAACCCTACCTGACTCTGAAACTGATGGACCGGACCGGAGAAGTCGAAGGTCGAGTCTGGGACGGGGTCGATGAAATCGCCTCCCGGTTCGAAAAGGACGATGTCATCCAGGTTCAGGCCAAGGCCAGCGTCTATCTCGGGAAAATGCAGCTGGTGGTTCAGGATCTGCGCAAGCTTCCGGAAGCGGAGGTTGACCTGGGGGATTTTCTGCCGACATCCAGTCAATCGCCCGAACAGTTGATCGAACAGTTGCGGCAGTTGGTCGACGGGCTGCGGAATCCTCATCTGCGGGCTCTGATGGAACTGTTTCTCGCCGATGAGGATTTTTTGCGGGGCTACAGCAGCGCGCCGGCAGCCAAGTCGATGCACCATGTTTATCTCGGCGGCCTGCTGGAGCATTCCCTGTCGATTGCCGAGCTGATCGACAAGGTCGCCGGGCATTACCCCGAGCTGGATCGCGACCTGCTGGTGGTCGGTGCCCTGCTGCATGATGTCGGCAAAGTTGCCGAACTCAGTTATCGCCGCAGCTTTGATTACACCGATGAAGGCAAGTTGCTCGGACACATCATCATCGGTGTTGAAATGCTGGAACAACGGCTTGTCCGGCTGGATGATTTTCCCCGGCCGCTGGCGGTGCATCTGAAGCATCTGCTGCTTTCTCACCACGGCCAGTATGAATACGGATCCCCCAAACGCCCCAAGACCCTTGAGGCGGTGGTGCTGAATTTCATTGACGACCTCGATTCGAAGATGAACGGTATTCGCAGTCATATCGAAAAAGACAGCCATCGCGAGGGAAGCTGGACCAGTTACCATCGGCTCTATGACCGCTATTTTTTCAAGGGCGACACGACGTCCGATGAAGAAAACAGTGAACCTCCCGCCAGGGTTAAGCCGCTGCCGCTGATTCCGGGTACGCGTGAGGTGAAGAAAAACAGTCGGGAGAAGCACAGCGACCCTCTCAGTTTCTCCCTGGCCGAACAACTCAAGGGCAAAAGCCTCAACCTCTTTTCCAATGACGAGGATGAACCATGA
- a CDS encoding NAD(P)/FAD-dependent oxidoreductase, with protein sequence MALLLREVALRLDQDESELPVETARALDLDPAELSGFRVVRRSIDARKRPLVLRVFTVRFSVADEDALLRRQRRNRRLSREEEIVPVPAKRLAVPLRVLVVGMGPAGLFAAWNLARHGVAVTLLERGRPVEERLSDVERFWTDGCLDERSNVQFGEGGAGTFSDGKLTTRVNHPGIRTILRTLVDCGAPESILVDAKPHVGTDRLRGVLVRFRGELQRLGVDVRFSSRLSGLQVSRGRVVGGLINDADEVSCDALVLAPGHSARDTYAMLSSSGVQLEAKPFALGLRVEHPAVLINRIQYGLDRHPKLPAADYRLAWNDAKSGRGVYSFCMCPGGEVINASSESERLAVNGMSHYRRDSERSNSALVVSVDQRDYGSGVLAGMFYQQRLEERAFKAGGGGYRAPAQNLMAFLGRGQGPLCGDCRPGLTSADLRELLPSDLVDALQQGIVRFDRRMRGFMTAEAVLIGIESRTSAPLRIVRDVSGESLSHPGLYPAGEGAGYAGGIMSAALDGLKAAEQIIKQVGDREVL encoded by the coding sequence ATGGCCCTTCTGTTGCGTGAAGTCGCGTTGCGGCTCGATCAGGATGAATCGGAGCTGCCGGTTGAGACGGCCCGCGCACTGGATCTTGATCCGGCAGAATTGTCTGGTTTCAGGGTTGTCAGGCGCTCCATTGATGCCCGCAAACGCCCACTGGTGCTGCGGGTTTTTACCGTTCGTTTCAGTGTGGCCGATGAGGATGCCCTGTTGCGGCGCCAACGGCGCAACAGGCGTCTTTCCAGGGAAGAAGAGATTGTTCCGGTCCCCGCCAAGCGTCTCGCTGTTCCGTTGCGGGTGCTGGTTGTCGGTATGGGGCCGGCAGGGCTTTTTGCCGCCTGGAATCTTGCCCGCCATGGCGTTGCGGTCACCCTGCTGGAACGGGGGCGGCCGGTGGAAGAGCGCCTCTCGGATGTCGAACGGTTCTGGACGGATGGTTGTCTTGATGAACGAAGCAATGTTCAGTTCGGGGAGGGTGGCGCCGGAACCTTTTCCGACGGTAAACTGACCACCCGCGTCAACCATCCCGGCATCCGTACCATCCTGCGGACCCTGGTTGACTGCGGCGCCCCCGAATCGATCCTGGTCGATGCCAAACCCCATGTCGGCACTGACCGCCTGCGCGGGGTCTTGGTCCGTTTTCGTGGAGAGTTGCAGCGCCTCGGTGTCGATGTCAGGTTCTCCAGTCGTCTCAGCGGGCTGCAGGTCTCCCGTGGCCGGGTTGTCGGCGGCCTGATCAATGATGCCGATGAAGTCTCCTGTGATGCCCTGGTTCTGGCGCCGGGGCACAGTGCCCGGGATACTTATGCTATGCTGTCGTCATCCGGTGTTCAGCTCGAAGCCAAGCCGTTTGCCCTCGGACTGCGGGTTGAGCATCCCGCCGTCCTGATAAATCGTATTCAGTACGGCCTCGATCGTCATCCGAAGCTGCCGGCCGCCGATTATCGGTTGGCATGGAACGACGCGAAGAGTGGTCGTGGGGTTTACAGTTTCTGTATGTGTCCCGGCGGCGAGGTGATCAATGCCTCCTCCGAGTCGGAACGCCTGGCGGTCAACGGCATGAGCCATTACCGACGTGACTCGGAGCGCTCCAACAGTGCCCTGGTGGTCAGTGTTGATCAACGCGATTACGGTTCCGGGGTTCTGGCCGGCATGTTTTACCAGCAGCGGCTGGAAGAGCGGGCCTTCAAGGCCGGTGGCGGCGGCTATCGGGCTCCGGCCCAGAACCTGATGGCTTTTCTTGGTCGCGGGCAGGGGCCGTTGTGTGGCGACTGCAGACCGGGGTTGACCTCGGCCGATCTGCGGGAATTGCTGCCGTCCGATCTGGTCGACGCCCTGCAGCAGGGAATTGTTCGTTTCGATCGACGGATGCGGGGGTTCATGACCGCCGAGGCGGTGTTGATCGGGATAGAGAGCCGGACCTCGGCCCCGCTGCGGATCGTAAGAGATGTTTCCGGAGAATCCCTTTCACATCCCGGTCTTTATCCGGCCGGTGAGGGCGCCGGTTATGCCGGAGGTATCATGAGCGCGGCCCTGGATGGACTTAAAGCCGCCGAACAGATTATCAAGCAGGTTGGAGACCGGGAGGTTTTGTGA
- a CDS encoding hybrid sensor histidine kinase/response regulator → MKDCIVVVDDERIILELTSMILTSRGYEVHTAEDGVAGVELVRRHQPSVVLLDYMMPKMDGLTALKLIREEYPSSYVVMFTGKGSEEIAVELMKAGASDYILKPFSNHDLIDRIEQVLRLRRIELNNLELRRERERLLREVEEWNLELEHRVEEKSRELERAHAEILQAEKLAALGHVSAGMAHEIRNPLNSISLFAQVLRGAVQNDSELVTYADKIINEVDRIDELLVKLLATSNQPLGPRSEVNLPDLIRSVLESFSDQLRAQKIELDVALVPAEPFMADPEEVKQIFSNLIANALHEMPDGGRLKIHLGRADQVLQIEVSDTGAGIPEEHLSQIFDPFFTTKSKGTGFGLSVVLRIVKTLGGRIRVENAVDAGARFLIELPVA, encoded by the coding sequence ATGAAAGATTGCATTGTCGTCGTCGATGATGAGCGCATCATTCTCGAACTGACATCGATGATTCTGACCAGCCGTGGTTACGAAGTTCACACCGCCGAAGATGGTGTTGCCGGGGTTGAGCTGGTGCGTCGGCATCAGCCGAGTGTTGTTCTGCTCGACTACATGATGCCGAAAATGGATGGTCTGACAGCTCTCAAGTTGATCCGTGAGGAGTACCCCTCCAGTTACGTGGTGATGTTCACCGGCAAGGGCAGTGAGGAAATCGCTGTTGAACTGATGAAGGCCGGGGCTTCGGACTATATTCTCAAGCCCTTCTCCAATCACGACCTCATTGATCGTATTGAGCAGGTCTTGCGCCTGCGCCGCATCGAACTGAACAATCTTGAATTGCGTCGCGAGCGGGAGCGGTTGCTGCGCGAGGTCGAAGAGTGGAACCTTGAGCTGGAACACCGGGTCGAAGAGAAAAGCCGGGAACTGGAACGGGCCCACGCGGAAATTCTGCAGGCCGAGAAGCTGGCGGCCCTGGGCCATGTCTCGGCCGGCATGGCTCATGAAATCCGCAACCCGCTTAATTCGATCAGCCTGTTTGCCCAGGTGCTGCGCGGTGCGGTGCAGAACGACTCTGAACTGGTGACCTACGCCGACAAGATCATCAACGAGGTTGATCGCATCGACGAGCTGCTGGTCAAACTGCTGGCGACCAGCAACCAGCCGCTCGGACCGCGGTCTGAGGTGAATCTGCCGGATCTGATCCGTTCGGTCCTGGAATCTTTCAGCGATCAGCTGCGTGCCCAGAAAATCGAGCTGGATGTCGCCCTGGTCCCCGCCGAGCCGTTCATGGCCGATCCCGAAGAAGTGAAACAGATCTTCTCCAACCTGATCGCCAACGCTCTGCATGAAATGCCGGACGGCGGTCGGCTTAAAATTCATCTCGGTCGAGCCGATCAGGTGCTGCAGATTGAGGTCAGCGACACCGGCGCGGGGATTCCGGAGGAGCATCTCAGTCAGATCTTTGATCCCTTTTTCACCACCAAGAGCAAGGGAACCGGGTTCGGCCTTTCGGTGGTGTTGCGCATCGTCAAGACCCTTGGGGGGCGGATCCGGGTTGAAAACGCAGTCGATGCCGGCGCCCGGTTTCTGATCGAACTGCCGGTTGCCTGA
- a CDS encoding universal stress protein, translating into MEDFRNILYATDFSDSSDFAFGHALLLARKFNAQLGIIHVINEPVDLRGFYVPHITFEKLEEEIEQGAQKMMERFCRTHVGDYEAVSTFVVPGIPYDEIIKKAVEISADLIVMGTHGRTGLDHVLFGSTAEKVVRKSPVPVMTVHCRGDD; encoded by the coding sequence ATGGAAGATTTCAGGAACATTCTCTACGCTACGGATTTCTCCGACAGTTCGGACTTCGCCTTTGGCCATGCCCTGTTGCTGGCGCGGAAGTTCAACGCGCAACTGGGAATTATTCATGTGATCAACGAACCGGTTGATCTTCGCGGTTTCTACGTTCCCCACATTACCTTCGAAAAACTCGAAGAGGAAATCGAGCAGGGCGCGCAGAAGATGATGGAGCGATTCTGTCGAACGCATGTTGGTGATTACGAAGCGGTTTCGACCTTTGTCGTTCCGGGTATTCCCTATGATGAGATCATCAAGAAGGCCGTTGAAATATCCGCCGACCTGATCGTCATGGGTACCCACGGTCGAACCGGTCTTGACCATGTCCTGTTCGGCAGCACCGCCGAAAAGGTGGTTCGAAAGTCGCCAGTTCCGGTCATGACGGTTCACTGCCGGGGTGATGACTGA
- a CDS encoding response regulator, with product MGEEIKTVLIVDDEENARIGLSKLLSQEGYQVSSAANAGEALEYLSREPVSLVISDINMPEMNGLSFLREIHNHHPGTHVIMITAYGGVESYLEAMNLGAFEYIHKPVKLDELKSVMRKIAN from the coding sequence TTGGGAGAGGAAATCAAAACAGTTCTCATCGTTGATGATGAGGAAAATGCGCGTATCGGTCTGAGCAAACTGCTCAGTCAGGAAGGTTACCAGGTCAGCAGTGCCGCCAATGCCGGGGAAGCACTTGAATACCTCAGCCGGGAACCGGTCAGCCTGGTCATCAGTGATATCAACATGCCGGAGATGAATGGTCTGAGCTTTCTTCGTGAAATTCACAATCATCACCCGGGAACCCATGTCATCATGATTACCGCGTATGGCGGCGTCGAATCCTATCTGGAAGCCATGAACCTGGGGGCGTTTGAATATATCCATAAGCCGGTCAAGCTCGACGAGTTGAAGTCAGTCATGCGCAAGATCGCCAACTGA
- a CDS encoding purine-nucleoside phosphorylase gives MPQIQAAADLVRSRFGSIDYDLAVILGSGFDAASSGEVLGELPFGDLPGVPAAPVPGHSGRLLCLRVRDRRVLAFAGRFHCYQGLSARQAAFPVRLAKALAVDRLLITSAVGGISREMTPGTFVLLRDHLNLLGDNPLAGEVPPRFVDLSRLYRQDVFDCLAAVAGPAGINLQRGVLAALPGPSYETPAEIEMLRRLGADVVSMSMVPEAIMAAACGLQVVGLALVTNLAAGLTAASLDHREVLAAGASASGPFGQLFEALLENWCSFR, from the coding sequence ATGCCTCAGATACAAGCCGCTGCCGACCTGGTGCGCAGCCGGTTCGGCAGCATAGACTATGACCTGGCCGTTATTCTCGGCTCCGGTTTTGATGCCGCTTCCTCCGGTGAAGTTCTTGGCGAGTTGCCCTTCGGTGATCTTCCGGGTGTCCCGGCCGCACCTGTACCCGGTCACTCCGGCCGCCTTCTCTGCCTGCGGGTTCGCGATCGTCGCGTTCTGGCTTTTGCCGGCCGTTTTCACTGCTACCAGGGGTTGAGTGCGCGTCAGGCCGCCTTTCCCGTCCGTCTCGCTAAAGCCCTTGCGGTTGACCGGTTGCTGATTACTAGTGCCGTCGGGGGGATTTCGCGGGAGATGACGCCGGGGACGTTTGTCCTGCTCCGTGATCATCTCAACCTGCTTGGCGACAACCCTCTTGCCGGTGAGGTTCCCCCGCGGTTTGTCGATTTAAGCCGTCTTTATCGACAGGATGTTTTTGACTGCCTGGCTGCCGTCGCCGGACCGGCGGGGATCAACCTGCAGCGGGGAGTTCTGGCCGCCCTGCCGGGGCCGAGCTATGAAACACCCGCAGAAATTGAAATGCTGCGTAGGCTCGGTGCCGATGTGGTTTCCATGTCGATGGTGCCGGAGGCCATTATGGCGGCAGCCTGTGGCCTGCAGGTTGTCGGTCTGGCGCTGGTGACCAACCTTGCCGCCGGACTGACGGCCGCCAGCCTCGACCACCGGGAGGTGCTGGCGGCCGGCGCCTCCGCGTCCGGGCCGTTCGGGCAGTTGTTTGAAGCCTTGCTGGAAAACTGGTGTTCTTTTCGTTGA
- a CDS encoding response regulator, whose protein sequence is MIIQCPNCSARYRIDASKINREVARVKCPKCQSGFEVRLRARQSADQKSGTHGSCGRRSKVVVVDDARFFREVVLDILQPLDIEIFKAGDGAEALEVIRREVPDLVILDLKLPRMDGYQLIRAIRSDPAIRNTRLLAMSSVFRGEEEARKVTLAGADDFLNKSFRPEHLLQRVNRLLDS, encoded by the coding sequence ATGATCATCCAATGTCCCAATTGTTCCGCCAGGTATCGCATTGACGCCTCGAAAATCAATCGCGAGGTGGCGCGAGTCAAGTGCCCGAAATGCCAGTCCGGTTTTGAGGTCCGCCTCAGGGCACGGCAATCGGCGGATCAGAAATCGGGAACCCATGGCAGTTGCGGGCGCCGCAGCAAGGTGGTGGTGGTCGATGATGCGCGTTTCTTCCGCGAAGTGGTGCTTGATATTCTGCAGCCGCTTGATATCGAAATTTTCAAGGCCGGAGATGGCGCGGAAGCTCTTGAAGTGATTCGGCGGGAAGTGCCCGACCTGGTGATTCTTGACCTGAAATTGCCCAGGATGGACGGTTACCAGCTGATCCGGGCGATCCGTTCCGATCCGGCGATCAGAAATACCCGCCTGCTGGCCATGAGCAGCGTGTTCCGTGGTGAAGAAGAGGCGCGCAAGGTCACCCTGGCCGGCGCCGACGATTTCCTCAACAAGTCATTCCGGCCCGAACACCTCCTGCAACGGGTCAATCGACTCCTGGACTCCTGA
- a CDS encoding tetratricopeptide repeat protein, producing MVLRLLIVLALLLPVACTPVADVKKDASVHETLGFSYLQEGNPTKALKEFLLAVEDDPENPDIRSGLAQAYHRKKAYELAEGQYLKALEYSHGDPKIRNNLGALYLDMQRWEDALRHFRLAADNLLFGSPEVARTGMAVAQIKLGKYIDAVESCQRALQINPQYPQARLYLGEAYDALDKPDLAIVEYRKAVVFVPNYLEAHYRLGMSYMRQKKMKEARDEFSRVIDIAPESDRGRLASQYLKLLK from the coding sequence ATGGTGCTCCGTCTTCTGATTGTTCTGGCGCTGTTGCTGCCGGTGGCCTGTACCCCGGTTGCCGACGTGAAGAAAGATGCCAGTGTCCACGAAACCCTCGGGTTCTCTTACCTGCAGGAGGGGAACCCGACCAAGGCCCTGAAAGAATTCCTGCTGGCCGTCGAAGATGATCCCGAGAACCCGGACATCCGTTCCGGACTGGCCCAGGCCTATCACCGAAAAAAGGCCTATGAACTGGCCGAGGGGCAGTATCTCAAGGCTCTTGAATATTCCCATGGCGACCCGAAGATCCGCAACAACCTCGGGGCGCTCTATCTTGATATGCAACGCTGGGAGGATGCTTTGCGGCATTTCCGCCTGGCGGCCGACAACCTGCTGTTCGGCTCCCCCGAGGTCGCCCGGACCGGTATGGCGGTTGCGCAGATCAAGCTGGGAAAATATATTGACGCCGTTGAATCCTGCCAGCGCGCATTGCAGATCAATCCTCAGTATCCGCAGGCCCGTCTTTACCTCGGTGAGGCCTACGACGCGCTTGACAAGCCCGATCTCGCAATCGTCGAATACCGGAAAGCCGTGGTTTTCGTGCCGAATTATCTTGAGGCGCACTACCGCCTCGGCATGTCCTACATGCGGCAGAAAAAGATGAAAGAGGCCCGGGATGAGTTTTCCCGGGTCATCGATATCGCCCCGGAATCGGATCGGGGACGCCTCGCCAGCCAGTATCTGAAACTGTTGAAGTGA
- a CDS encoding PfkB family carbohydrate kinase, protein MSILVVGSVAFDSVQTPFGRVEEVLGGSGTYFSTSASFFADINLVAVVGEDFPQRHLDFLRARNVNLEGVKVVPGETFRWKGEYGYDLNEAKTLDTRLNVFENFKPILPESYRDADFVFLGNIDPELQSQVLDQVRHPELVVCDTMNFWISGRREALLKTLTRVDILMINEAEARQLAEEANLVKAAQSILSMGPKTVVIKRGEYGALMFSEHTIFAAPAYPLETVFDPTGAGDTFAGGFMGYLAANRNFGDGSIRQAIIFGSVMASFVVENFSLDRLRDLEYRDIEERFRRFKLLTEFEGL, encoded by the coding sequence ATGAGTATTCTGGTGGTCGGTTCTGTGGCCTTCGATTCGGTACAGACCCCGTTCGGCAGGGTTGAGGAGGTCCTCGGCGGTTCGGGAACCTATTTTTCAACCTCAGCCAGTTTTTTTGCCGACATCAACCTGGTTGCGGTGGTCGGCGAGGATTTTCCGCAGCGACATCTCGATTTTCTGCGGGCCCGCAATGTGAATCTCGAAGGCGTCAAGGTTGTCCCCGGAGAAACTTTCCGCTGGAAGGGGGAGTACGGCTATGATCTGAATGAGGCCAAGACTCTCGACACCCGCCTGAATGTCTTCGAGAACTTCAAGCCGATTCTGCCGGAGTCCTATCGGGACGCCGATTTTGTTTTCCTCGGCAATATCGACCCCGAACTTCAGTCCCAGGTTCTGGACCAGGTGCGTCATCCGGAACTGGTGGTTTGTGACACCATGAATTTCTGGATTTCGGGCCGGCGCGAGGCGTTGTTGAAAACCCTGACCAGGGTCGATATCCTGATGATCAACGAGGCCGAAGCCAGGCAACTGGCTGAAGAGGCCAACCTGGTCAAGGCCGCTCAGTCCATTCTTTCCATGGGACCGAAAACGGTGGTCATCAAGCGGGGTGAGTATGGTGCGCTGATGTTCAGTGAGCATACGATTTTTGCCGCTCCCGCCTATCCGCTGGAAACGGTATTCGATCCGACCGGCGCCGGTGATACTTTTGCCGGAGGCTTTATGGGCTACCTGGCCGCCAACCGGAATTTTGGTGACGGGAGCATTCGCCAGGCCATTATTTTCGGCAGCGTCATGGCCTCCTTTGTTGTGGAAAATTTCAGTCTCGATCGGCTCCGGGATCTTGAGTACCGTGATATCGAAGAGCGTTTTCGGCGCTTCAAACTGCTCACCGAATTTGAAGGACTCTGA
- the mtnP gene encoding S-methyl-5'-thioadenosine phosphorylase — MKEMTIGVIGGSGLYAMEGLEDVREEKVGTPYGDPSDLLVTGRLGDVRMVFLPRHGRGHRLLPSEVNFRANIYALKKLGVDQVISVSAVGSMKEEIVPGHIVIPDQFFDRTVARNSTFFGEGIVGHVQFADPVCGRLAAILAQSAREVGATVHEGGTYLCMEGPQFSTRAESRIYRGWGVDVIGMTNSTEAKLAREAELCYSTIALATDYDCWYEGHEDVSVEAVVALIQQNVAMAKDIIAAAVKCLAGERTCSCGMALQYAIMTDRALIPAATREKLAVIMGKYLS; from the coding sequence ATGAAGGAAATGACGATTGGAGTGATTGGAGGCAGTGGTCTTTACGCCATGGAAGGCCTCGAAGATGTCCGTGAGGAAAAGGTCGGCACCCCCTATGGCGATCCATCGGATCTGCTGGTCACCGGTCGACTCGGCGATGTCCGCATGGTCTTTCTGCCCCGTCATGGCCGCGGCCATCGGCTGCTGCCGTCCGAGGTGAATTTTCGCGCCAACATCTACGCCCTGAAAAAACTCGGTGTCGACCAGGTCATCTCGGTGTCGGCGGTCGGCAGCATGAAGGAAGAGATCGTTCCCGGCCATATTGTCATCCCCGACCAGTTCTTTGATCGGACGGTTGCCCGTAACAGTACCTTCTTCGGTGAAGGCATCGTCGGCCATGTCCAGTTTGCCGACCCGGTCTGCGGTCGTCTGGCCGCCATCCTTGCACAATCGGCACGTGAGGTGGGGGCGACGGTTCACGAAGGCGGGACTTACCTCTGCATGGAGGGGCCGCAGTTTTCGACCCGCGCCGAGTCGCGTATCTATCGCGGTTGGGGCGTTGACGTCATCGGCATGACCAACAGTACCGAGGCCAAGCTGGCCCGCGAGGCCGAGCTCTGTTACAGCACCATCGCCCTGGCGACCGATTACGACTGCTGGTATGAGGGGCATGAGGATGTTTCGGTCGAGGCGGTGGTCGCCCTGATTCAGCAGAATGTCGCCATGGCGAAAGATATTATCGCCGCGGCCGTGAAATGTCTGGCCGGCGAGCGGACCTGCAGCTGCGGGATGGCGCTGCAGTACGCCATCATGACCGACCGCGCGTTGATACCGGCGGCAACCAGGGAAAAACTGGCCGTGATCATGGGAAAATATCTCTCCTGA
- the rlmN gene encoding 23S rRNA (adenine(2503)-C(2))-methyltransferase RlmN, translated as MSPVDLKNLTPEQLTEFLQGLGKEAFRARQLLRWIYKRGVCDLAAMTDLSKVLREDLAGRAMISNWEPETVQVSRDGTRKYLFRLADGETVETVRIPMEGGRSTLCISSQVGCAMQCSFCLTGSFGLTRNLTIAEIVNQVCAARKDGPVNNIVLMGMGEPLHNLDNVIGALKILYAPEGFDYSPRRVTLSTSGLVPQMEELGCRVRVGLAVSLTAANDALRDRLMPINRRYPLDQLMTACRNYPLKPGERITFEYILLRGVNDAVADARELVRLLHGVKAKVNLIAFNEYAGSPFQTPDDRTIRRFQTFLLDHGLVAVRRASKGRDILAACGQLKGELENCTCPGQEKEGDV; from the coding sequence ATGTCGCCAGTTGACCTGAAAAATTTAACTCCTGAACAGTTGACCGAATTTCTCCAGGGACTCGGCAAGGAAGCCTTTCGCGCCCGCCAGCTGCTGCGCTGGATCTACAAGCGCGGGGTCTGCGACCTGGCCGCCATGACCGACCTTTCCAAGGTCCTGCGCGAAGATCTCGCCGGGCGTGCAATGATCTCCAACTGGGAGCCGGAGACGGTGCAGGTCAGCCGTGACGGCACCCGCAAGTATCTGTTCCGCCTTGCTGACGGTGAAACCGTGGAGACGGTACGTATCCCCATGGAGGGGGGGCGTTCGACGCTCTGTATTTCCAGCCAGGTCGGTTGCGCCATGCAGTGTTCTTTCTGTCTTACCGGTTCTTTCGGCCTGACCCGCAACCTGACGATCGCAGAAATTGTCAACCAGGTCTGTGCCGCCCGCAAGGACGGTCCGGTCAACAATATCGTCCTGATGGGGATGGGGGAGCCGCTGCATAATCTGGATAATGTCATCGGCGCCCTGAAGATCCTCTATGCCCCCGAGGGTTTTGATTACAGCCCGCGCCGGGTGACCCTGTCGACCTCCGGGCTGGTGCCGCAGATGGAGGAGTTGGGGTGCCGCGTCCGGGTCGGACTGGCGGTTTCTCTGACTGCCGCCAACGATGCCCTGCGTGACCGGCTGATGCCGATCAATCGACGTTATCCCCTCGATCAGCTGATGACGGCGTGCCGCAATTATCCGCTGAAGCCGGGAGAGCGGATCACCTTCGAATATATCCTCCTGCGGGGAGTGAATGACGCGGTGGCCGATGCCAGGGAGCTGGTTCGGTTGCTGCACGGCGTGAAGGCCAAGGTCAACCTGATCGCCTTCAACGAATACGCGGGGTCTCCTTTTCAGACCCCGGATGACCGGACCATCCGTCGGTTCCAGACTTTCCTGCTGGACCATGGCCTGGTGGCGGTGCGTCGCGCGAGCAAGGGCAGGGATATCCTGGCCGCCTGCGGACAACTCAAGGGTGAACTGGAAAACTGTACCTGCCCCGGGCAGGAAAAAGAGGGAGATGTCTGA